In Paraburkholderia bryophila, a single genomic region encodes these proteins:
- a CDS encoding hypoxanthine-guanine phosphoribosyltransferase: protein MNREEALHIFSHSEEIVSANDVNASISGMAAAIRSEVSEDFPLVLSVMGGAAVFTGMLLPHLDFPLEFDYIHLTRYRNTTKGGNEMQWRVAPAESVKDRVVLVLDDILDEGETMAAIRDRILAMGAKRFLSAVLCEKIIPKAKPLRPDYCGFEVPDRYVFGCGMDAKGYWRNLPTIRALTEGA from the coding sequence ATGAACCGCGAAGAAGCCCTGCACATTTTTAGCCACTCCGAAGAAATCGTTTCGGCCAACGACGTCAACGCGTCGATCAGCGGCATGGCGGCCGCCATCCGCAGCGAGGTGAGCGAGGACTTCCCGCTCGTGCTGTCGGTCATGGGTGGCGCAGCGGTATTCACCGGCATGCTGCTGCCGCACCTCGATTTCCCGCTCGAGTTCGACTACATCCACTTGACGCGTTACCGCAACACCACCAAGGGCGGCAACGAAATGCAGTGGCGCGTGGCGCCGGCCGAGTCGGTGAAGGATCGCGTGGTGCTGGTGCTCGACGACATTCTCGACGAAGGCGAGACGATGGCCGCGATCCGCGACCGCATTCTCGCGATGGGCGCGAAGCGTTTCCTGAGCGCGGTGCTGTGCGAGAAGATCATTCCGAAGGCTAAGCCGCTGCGCCCGGATTACTGCGGGTTCGAAGTGCCAGACCGCTATGTGTTCGGCTGCGGGATGGACGCGAAGGGTTACTGGCGCAACCTGCCGACCATTCGTGCGTTGACCGAAGGGGCTTGA
- the ffh gene encoding signal recognition particle protein, which produces MLDNLTQRMARVVKTLRGEARLTEANTQEMLREVRLALLEADVALPVVREFIAKVKEKALGEEVISSLSPGQALVGVVQRELTAIIGGDYEGKAVELNLAVTPPAIILMAGLQGAGKTTTVGKLAKLLREKYKKKVLTVSCDVYRPAAIAQLKMVTEQVGADFFPSEPDQKPVDIARAAVDWAKRHYHDVLLVDTAGRLGIDEVMMAEITALHTELKPAETLFVVDAMLGQDAVNTAKAFSDALPLTGVVLTKLDGDSRGGAALSVRHVTGKPIKFVGVAEKLDGLEVFYPDRMANRILGMGDILALVEEAQKGVDVQAAQKLADKVKKGGDFDLNDFRAQLTQMKSMGGLSSLMDKLPAQFQQAAAGANMGMAESQMRRMEGIINSMTPLERAKPDLIKATRKRRIAAGAGVQVQEVNRMLNQYDQMRTMMKKLKGGNLQKMMRGMKGMLPGMR; this is translated from the coding sequence ATGCTCGACAATCTGACTCAACGGATGGCGCGCGTCGTCAAGACGCTGCGCGGCGAAGCCCGGCTCACCGAGGCGAACACCCAGGAAATGCTGCGCGAGGTTCGCCTGGCGCTGCTCGAGGCCGACGTGGCGCTGCCCGTCGTGCGCGAGTTCATCGCCAAGGTGAAGGAGAAGGCGCTCGGCGAAGAAGTCATCAGCAGCCTGTCGCCGGGTCAGGCGCTGGTGGGCGTGGTGCAGCGCGAGCTGACCGCGATCATCGGCGGCGACTACGAAGGCAAGGCTGTCGAACTCAACCTCGCCGTCACGCCGCCGGCCATCATCCTGATGGCGGGTCTGCAGGGCGCGGGTAAGACCACCACGGTCGGCAAGCTCGCCAAGCTGCTGCGCGAAAAGTACAAGAAGAAGGTCCTCACCGTTTCGTGCGACGTCTACCGTCCCGCTGCTATCGCGCAGTTGAAGATGGTGACCGAGCAGGTCGGCGCGGACTTCTTCCCGTCGGAACCCGATCAGAAGCCGGTCGACATCGCGCGCGCCGCGGTGGATTGGGCCAAGCGTCACTACCATGACGTGCTGCTCGTCGACACGGCCGGCCGTCTCGGTATCGACGAAGTGATGATGGCGGAAATCACCGCGCTGCACACCGAACTGAAACCGGCGGAAACGCTGTTCGTGGTCGACGCGATGCTGGGCCAGGACGCGGTCAACACCGCCAAAGCCTTTAGCGACGCATTGCCGCTCACCGGCGTGGTGCTCACCAAGCTCGACGGCGACTCGCGCGGTGGCGCGGCGCTGTCCGTGCGTCATGTGACCGGCAAGCCGATCAAGTTCGTCGGCGTCGCCGAAAAGCTCGACGGCCTCGAAGTGTTCTACCCGGACCGCATGGCGAACCGGATTCTCGGCATGGGCGACATTCTCGCCCTCGTCGAAGAAGCGCAGAAAGGCGTCGACGTACAAGCCGCACAGAAGCTCGCCGACAAGGTCAAGAAAGGCGGCGACTTCGACCTCAACGATTTCCGCGCGCAGCTCACGCAAATGAAGAGCATGGGCGGTCTGTCGTCGCTGATGGACAAGCTGCCCGCGCAATTCCAGCAAGCCGCGGCCGGCGCCAACATGGGCATGGCCGAATCGCAGATGCGCCGCATGGAAGGCATCATCAATTCGATGACGCCGCTCGAGCGCGCCAAGCCGGATCTCATCAAGGCCACCCGCAAGCGGCGCATTGCCGCGGGCGCGGGCGTGCAGGTGCAGGAAGTCAATCGCATGCTGAATCAGTACGACCAGATGCGCACCATGATGAAGAAACTCAAGGGCGGCAATCTGCAGAAGATGATGCGCGGTATGAAGGGCATGTTGCCCGGCATGCGCTAA
- a CDS encoding cytochrome C assembly family protein, whose protein sequence is MDIVLYALTALLYGGLAVAGWRSHRHAAVRPMLESVPPVPAAVSAPAASGMSSAGRALLGVALAAHGVLLHTTIFPQNAMVFGFAFALSAMFWLGAGIYWIESFFFPLDGLRLLVLPLACVASLMPLAFGGVRVLPYSAAPLFKLHFLIANIAYGLFAIAALHAILMLLVERRLHAMRGGGMAQRHAAAAGNGWLSSWLDTLPPLLTLEKLLFRLIGAGFVLLTLTLLSGILFSEQLVDRALRLDHKTVFAILSWVMFGALLTARKVSGWRGRAALRWVLASFVALLLAYVGSRFVFEVLLHRAVV, encoded by the coding sequence ATGGATATTGTACTGTATGCCCTCACTGCGCTCCTCTACGGCGGTTTAGCCGTGGCCGGCTGGCGCTCGCACCGGCACGCCGCCGTGCGCCCCATGCTCGAGAGCGTGCCGCCGGTGCCCGCCGCGGTCAGCGCGCCGGCCGCCTCGGGCATGAGCTCGGCCGGCCGCGCACTACTAGGCGTGGCGCTGGCCGCGCACGGCGTGCTGCTGCACACCACCATCTTCCCGCAGAACGCGATGGTGTTCGGCTTCGCGTTCGCGCTGTCGGCCATGTTCTGGCTCGGCGCCGGCATCTACTGGATAGAGAGCTTTTTCTTTCCGCTCGACGGGCTGCGTCTGCTGGTGTTACCGCTCGCCTGCGTCGCTTCGCTGATGCCGTTGGCGTTCGGTGGCGTGCGCGTGCTGCCGTATTCGGCCGCGCCGTTGTTCAAGCTGCACTTCCTGATCGCCAACATCGCGTATGGTCTGTTTGCGATCGCGGCGCTGCACGCCATTCTGATGCTGCTGGTCGAGCGGCGTTTGCACGCCATGCGCGGCGGCGGTATGGCGCAGCGGCATGCGGCCGCGGCCGGCAACGGCTGGCTGTCGAGCTGGCTCGACACGCTGCCGCCGCTTTTGACATTGGAAAAGCTGCTGTTCCGCCTGATCGGCGCGGGCTTCGTGCTGCTCACGCTGACCTTGCTGTCGGGCATTCTGTTTAGCGAGCAACTGGTCGACCGTGCATTGCGGCTCGATCACAAGACCGTGTTCGCGATTCTTTCGTGGGTGATGTTCGGCGCGCTGCTGACCGCGCGCAAGGTGTCGGGTTGGCGCGGTCGCGCGGCCCTGCGCTGGGTGCTGGCGTCGTTCGTCGCGCTGTTGCTGGCGTACGTCGGCAGCCGTTTCGTCTTCGAGGTGCTGTTGCACCGTGCTGTAGTGTGA
- a CDS encoding PP0621 family protein: protein MRQIFLLILLFVVGQWLVKALRRHDAQTTQRTGGAGAGANGAPGQQAGANGAARPAGQAQARPQLAEPMIRCVECGVHAPKSDSVVVAGQPFCSAAHAQRHSARPSGRDAR from the coding sequence ATGCGACAAATATTTCTGCTGATCCTGTTGTTCGTCGTCGGCCAATGGCTGGTCAAGGCGCTGCGTCGTCATGACGCGCAAACCACGCAGCGCACCGGCGGCGCCGGCGCGGGAGCGAACGGTGCGCCAGGCCAGCAAGCCGGTGCCAATGGCGCCGCTCGTCCGGCGGGTCAAGCTCAAGCGCGGCCGCAACTCGCCGAGCCGATGATCCGCTGCGTCGAGTGCGGCGTGCATGCGCCGAAGAGCGATTCCGTGGTGGTGGCGGGGCAGCCGTTCTGCAGCGCCGCGCACGCGCAGCGGCACAGCGCGCGTCCGTCGGGCCGCGACGCTCGATGA
- the ampD gene encoding 1,6-anhydro-N-acetylmuramyl-L-alanine amidase AmpD: MSGAFTVDADGWVAAASQLRSPNFEARPDGAVPTLIVVHNISLPPNEFGGTAIAELFLNTLDCDAHPYYDTHLRGVRVSAHFVIHRDGALEQFVSCNERAWHAGPSNFFGRERCNDFSIGIELEGSDTAAFEAAQYRTLGALVNALKARYPVEALAGHSDIAPGRKTDPGPHFEWQRLQRDTALDAQYFPYLKFSANS, from the coding sequence ATGAGCGGCGCGTTCACCGTCGATGCCGACGGTTGGGTCGCCGCCGCCAGTCAACTCCGTTCGCCGAATTTCGAAGCGCGGCCCGACGGCGCCGTGCCGACGCTGATCGTCGTTCACAACATCAGCCTGCCGCCGAACGAGTTCGGCGGCACGGCAATCGCGGAGCTGTTCCTCAACACGCTCGACTGCGACGCTCACCCGTACTACGACACTCACCTGCGCGGCGTGCGGGTCTCGGCACATTTCGTGATCCATCGCGACGGCGCGCTCGAGCAATTCGTGTCGTGCAACGAGCGCGCGTGGCACGCGGGGCCGTCGAATTTTTTCGGCCGTGAGCGCTGCAATGATTTCTCGATCGGTATCGAGCTGGAGGGCAGTGACACCGCTGCTTTCGAAGCGGCGCAATACCGCACGCTCGGCGCCCTCGTGAACGCGCTGAAGGCCCGCTATCCGGTCGAGGCGCTCGCCGGTCACTCGGACATTGCCCCGGGTCGCAAGACCGATCCGGGTCCGCATTTCGAGTGGCAACGTCTGCAGCGTGACACCGCGCTCGACGCTCAGTATTTCCCCTATCTCAAGTTTTCCGCGAACTCGTAA
- a CDS encoding ribonucleoside-diphosphate reductase subunit alpha: MQTTDNATTRYEGSPTGQAFGQAQGAQALAPQATLADYKVIRRNGGVVSFEPSKIAIAVTKAFLAVNGGQGAASARVRELVEQLTQSVVRALVRSRPNGGTFHIEDIQDQVELALMRGGEHNVARAYVLYREKRTQARGHDEQIVANTPGLNVTDNGVTRPLDMAALRGVIESACANLGDAVSADPIIAETVKNLYDGVPMTQVYDSAILAARTMIEKDPAYSQVTARILLHTIRREILEDEVTQGEMAERYAEYFPQFIKRGIGAGLLDDKLQQFDLKRLGAALDNSRDLQFGYLGLQTLYDRYFLHHDGVRIEMPQAFFMRVAMGLSLNEIDREARAIEFYNILSSFDFMSSTPTLFNSGTHRSQLSSCYLTTVDDDLDGIYEALKENALLSKFAGGLGNDWTRVRALGSHIKGTNGKSQGVVPFLKVVNDTAVAVNQGGKRKGAVCAYLETWHLDIEEFLELRKNTGDDRRRTHDMNTANWIPDLFMKRVMEGGDWTLFSPSTCPDLHDLFGAEFETAYTAYEAKVARGEIKLFKTLPAAQLWRKMLGMLFETGHPWITFKDPCNVRSPQQHVGVVHSSNLCTEITLNTSDAEIAVCNLGSVNLVAHLKEQADGTLVLDHDKLKRTISVAMRMLDNVIDINYYAVAKARNSNLKHRPVGLGIMGFQDCLHLLRTPYASQEAVAFADTSMEAVCYYAYYASTELAQERGRYSSYRGSLWDRGILPQDSVKLLADARGGYVEVDSSESMDWTELRSRVAQYGMRNSNCVAIAPTATISNIIGVSACIEPTFQNLYVKSNLSGEFTVVNDYLVRDLKARGLWDEVMVADLKYFDGTLSRIDRIPADLRAIYATAFELDPVWLVEAASRRQKWIDQAQSLNIYMGGASGKKLDEVYKLAWVRGLKTTYYLRTMAATHVEKSTVAHGQLNAVSSGGGEGSGGAAGGAAGGFGANGGGATPGGFQAAAATSAVVEAAPEADGPVCMMRPGDAGFDECEACQ; encoded by the coding sequence ATGCAAACCACCGACAACGCGACGACCCGCTATGAGGGTTCACCGACCGGCCAGGCCTTCGGCCAGGCACAAGGCGCACAGGCGCTCGCGCCGCAAGCGACGCTCGCCGACTACAAGGTGATCCGCCGCAACGGCGGCGTCGTGTCGTTCGAGCCGTCGAAAATCGCCATCGCCGTGACGAAGGCATTCCTGGCCGTCAACGGTGGTCAAGGCGCGGCTTCGGCGCGCGTGCGCGAACTGGTCGAGCAACTCACGCAGAGCGTGGTGCGTGCGTTGGTGCGCAGCCGCCCGAACGGCGGCACGTTCCATATTGAAGACATTCAGGATCAGGTCGAACTCGCGCTGATGCGCGGCGGCGAGCACAACGTCGCGCGCGCCTACGTGCTGTATCGCGAGAAGCGCACCCAGGCGCGCGGTCATGACGAGCAGATCGTCGCCAACACGCCGGGTCTGAACGTGACCGACAACGGCGTCACGCGTCCGCTCGACATGGCTGCGCTGCGCGGCGTCATCGAATCCGCTTGCGCGAATCTGGGCGACGCCGTGAGCGCCGACCCGATCATCGCGGAAACGGTCAAGAATCTGTACGACGGCGTGCCGATGACCCAGGTCTACGACTCGGCGATTCTGGCTGCCCGCACGATGATCGAAAAAGACCCGGCCTACAGCCAGGTCACCGCGCGCATCCTGCTGCACACGATCCGCCGCGAAATCCTCGAAGACGAAGTCACGCAAGGCGAAATGGCAGAGCGTTACGCCGAGTACTTCCCGCAGTTCATCAAGCGCGGCATCGGCGCCGGCCTGCTCGACGACAAGCTCCAGCAGTTCGACCTGAAGCGCCTGGGCGCCGCGCTCGACAACAGCCGCGACCTGCAATTCGGTTACCTCGGTCTGCAAACGCTGTACGACCGCTACTTCCTGCATCACGACGGCGTGCGGATCGAAATGCCGCAGGCATTCTTTATGCGTGTCGCGATGGGCCTGTCGCTGAACGAGATCGACCGCGAAGCGCGCGCCATCGAGTTCTACAACATTCTGTCGAGCTTCGACTTCATGTCGTCCACGCCGACGCTGTTCAACTCGGGCACGCATCGCTCGCAACTGTCGTCGTGCTACCTGACCACGGTCGACGACGACCTCGACGGTATCTACGAAGCGCTGAAGGAGAACGCGCTGCTGTCGAAGTTCGCCGGCGGTCTGGGCAACGACTGGACGCGCGTGCGTGCGCTCGGCTCGCACATCAAGGGCACCAACGGCAAATCGCAAGGTGTCGTGCCGTTCCTGAAGGTTGTCAACGACACGGCCGTCGCCGTGAACCAGGGCGGCAAGCGCAAGGGCGCGGTGTGCGCGTACCTGGAAACGTGGCACCTGGACATCGAGGAATTCCTTGAGCTGCGTAAGAACACCGGCGACGACCGTCGTCGCACGCACGACATGAACACGGCGAACTGGATTCCCGACCTGTTCATGAAGCGCGTGATGGAAGGCGGCGACTGGACGCTGTTCTCGCCGTCCACCTGCCCGGACCTGCACGACCTGTTCGGCGCGGAATTCGAAACGGCTTACACGGCTTACGAAGCGAAGGTCGCGCGCGGCGAGATCAAGCTGTTCAAGACGCTGCCGGCGGCGCAACTGTGGCGCAAGATGCTGGGCATGCTGTTCGAAACCGGCCACCCGTGGATCACGTTCAAGGATCCGTGCAATGTGCGCTCGCCGCAACAGCACGTCGGTGTCGTCCACTCGTCGAACCTGTGCACGGAAATCACGCTGAACACCAGCGACGCCGAAATCGCCGTCTGCAACCTGGGCTCGGTGAACCTCGTCGCCCACCTGAAGGAACAGGCCGACGGCACGCTCGTGCTCGACCACGACAAGCTCAAGCGCACCATCAGCGTCGCGATGCGCATGCTCGACAACGTGATCGACATCAACTACTACGCGGTCGCCAAGGCGCGTAACTCGAACCTGAAGCACCGTCCGGTCGGCCTCGGCATCATGGGCTTCCAGGACTGCCTGCATCTGCTGCGCACGCCGTACGCGTCGCAAGAGGCGGTGGCGTTCGCCGATACGTCGATGGAAGCGGTCTGCTACTACGCTTACTACGCGTCGACGGAACTGGCGCAAGAGCGCGGCCGTTACTCGAGCTACCGCGGCTCGCTGTGGGATCGCGGCATCCTGCCGCAAGACTCGGTGAAGCTGCTGGCCGACGCGCGTGGCGGTTACGTGGAAGTCGACTCGAGCGAGTCGATGGACTGGACCGAACTGCGTTCGCGGGTCGCCCAGTACGGCATGCGCAACTCGAACTGCGTCGCGATCGCGCCGACGGCGACGATCTCGAACATCATCGGCGTGTCGGCTTGCATCGAACCGACGTTCCAGAACCTGTATGTGAAGTCGAATCTGTCGGGCGAATTCACGGTGGTCAACGACTACCTGGTGCGCGACCTGAAGGCGCGCGGTCTGTGGGACGAAGTGATGGTCGCCGACCTGAAGTACTTCGACGGCACGTTGTCGCGCATCGACCGGATTCCGGCGGACCTGCGCGCGATCTACGCGACCGCGTTCGAACTCGATCCGGTGTGGCTGGTTGAAGCGGCTTCGCGTCGTCAGAAGTGGATCGACCAGGCGCAATCGCTGAACATTTACATGGGCGGCGCGTCGGGTAAGAAGCTCGACGAGGTCTACAAGCTCGCCTGGGTGCGTGGTCTGAAGACGACCTACTACCTCCGCACGATGGCGGCGACGCACGTCGAGAAGTCGACGGTGGCGCACGGTCAACTGAACGCGGTGAGTTCGGGCGGCGGCGAAGGTTCGGGTGGCGCGGCTGGCGGCGCAGCGGGTGGCTTCGGCGCGAACGGAGGCGGCGCAACGCCGGGCGGCTTTCAGGCTGCAGCGGCCACGTCAGCAGTCGTCGAAGCAGCGCCGGAAGCGGATGGTCCGGTCTGCATGATGCGTCCGGGCGACGCAGGTTTCGACGAGTGCGAAGCTTGCCAGTAA
- a CDS encoding ribonucleotide-diphosphate reductase subunit beta, which translates to MLNWDDEITAVPPSSGAQQDVLRSAAGSAVGSQVGMRSAPHAPSDRNVFAPQDVFESGIAAAHAAGTAAVSEARVNVADKRIINGQTDVNQLVPFKYKWAWEKYLAGCANHWMPQEVNMSRDIALWKDPNGLTEDERRIVKRNLGFFVTADSLAANNIVLGTYRHITAPECRQFLLRQAFEEAIHTHAYQYIVESLGLDEGEIFNAYHEVASIRAKDEFLIPYINVLTDPGFKTGTLETDQTLLRSLIVFACVMEGLFFYVGFTQILALGRQNKMTGAAEQYQYILRDESMHCNFGIDLINQIKLENPQLWTAEFRADIREIFKQAVELEYRYAEDTMPRGVLGLNASMFKSYLRFICNRRCQQIGLDPLYPNEENPFPWMSEMIDLKKERNFFETRVIEYQTGGALTWE; encoded by the coding sequence ATGCTTAACTGGGATGACGAGATCACTGCCGTACCTCCCTCGAGCGGCGCGCAACAAGATGTGTTGCGCAGCGCTGCGGGATCGGCTGTCGGTTCGCAAGTCGGAATGCGTTCCGCTCCTCATGCTCCCTCGGATCGAAACGTCTTCGCTCCTCAAGATGTTTTCGAAAGCGGTATCGCCGCGGCTCATGCTGCTGGAACGGCTGCCGTTTCCGAAGCGCGGGTCAACGTCGCCGACAAGCGCATCATCAACGGCCAGACCGACGTCAATCAGTTGGTGCCGTTCAAATACAAGTGGGCGTGGGAAAAATACCTGGCGGGTTGCGCCAACCACTGGATGCCGCAAGAAGTGAACATGTCGCGCGACATCGCCTTGTGGAAAGACCCGAACGGTCTGACCGAAGACGAGCGCCGCATCGTCAAGCGCAACCTGGGCTTCTTCGTGACAGCGGATTCGCTGGCCGCCAATAACATCGTGCTGGGCACCTACCGCCACATCACGGCGCCCGAATGCCGCCAGTTCCTGCTGCGCCAGGCGTTCGAAGAGGCGATCCACACGCACGCTTATCAGTACATCGTCGAATCGCTGGGCCTCGACGAAGGCGAAATCTTCAACGCGTATCACGAAGTTGCCTCGATCCGCGCGAAAGACGAATTCCTGATTCCGTACATCAATGTGCTGACCGATCCGGGCTTCAAGACCGGTACGCTCGAGACAGACCAGACGCTGCTGCGCTCGCTGATCGTGTTCGCCTGTGTGATGGAAGGCCTGTTCTTCTACGTCGGCTTTACGCAAATCCTGGCGCTCGGCCGTCAGAACAAGATGACCGGCGCGGCGGAACAGTACCAATACATCCTGCGCGACGAGTCGATGCACTGCAATTTCGGCATCGACCTGATCAACCAGATCAAACTCGAAAACCCGCAACTCTGGACGGCTGAGTTCCGCGCGGACATCCGCGAGATCTTCAAGCAGGCGGTCGAACTCGAATATCGTTACGCGGAAGACACGATGCCGCGCGGGGTGCTCGGCCTCAACGCGTCGATGTTCAAGAGCTATCTGCGCTTCATCTGCAACCGCCGTTGCCAGCAGATCGGTCTCGATCCGCTGTACCCGAACGAGGAAAACCCGTTCCCGTGGATGAGCGAAATGATCGACCTGAAGAAGGAACGCAACTTCTTCGAGACGCGAGTGATCGAATATCAGACTGGCGGCGCGCTGACCTGGGAGTGA